The following is a genomic window from Marinobacter sp. NP-4(2019).
CCTATGCCATGACCGAACGGCCGGGGACAGACCTGTCCGCTGGTGCGCTGATGGAAACCGGTCGCAAACTGGATGTCGCCGTTGAAGGGGACGGCTGGCTGGCGGTGCAGAACCAGCGGGGCGAAGAGGTCTTTACCCGGTCCGGTAGTTTGCAGATTGATGTGAACGGGCTGGTCCGCAATGCCAACGGTGACATGGTCATGGGGAACGGTGGCCCGGTTGCCTTGCCGCCTTTTGATAACGTCCAGATCGGTACCGACGGCACCATTTCTATTGTTCCCGTGGGTGGGCCACCGGACCAGTTGGTGGAAGTGGATCGCCTGAAGCTGGTGAACCCTCCGCCCGCTGCCCTCGAGAAAGGCGAAGATGGCTACTTGCGCCGCAAGCCGGACCAGGCGCTGGACGGCCCGGAACCGCCGGATGGAAATATGCGCGTGGCCTCCGGCTTTCTTGAAAGCTCCAACGTGAATGCCGTTGAGGAAATGATCGCCAACCTGCAGTTGTCGCGACAGTACGAGATGCAGGTGAAGGTTATGAGCACCGCAAACGAGAATTCCGAGGCTTCGGCACGCCTGTTGCAGAACCTCTGATAAACCTTGGGATCAGTCGCCGGACGGGTAAAAAAGCGGCAAAACATGGCCGCCTGACAGAATCCCCCGGCAAGGAGTAAAACCATGCATCCAGCACTTTGGGTCAGTAAAACCGGCTTAAGCGCGATGGACACCAAGATGTCCACGATTTCCAACAACCTGGCGAACGTCAACACCACCGGCTTCAAGCGGGACCGTGCGGTGTTCCAGGATCTGCTGTATCAGGTGAATCGACAGCCTGGCGGCATGAGTACCGAGAATTCCGAGCTGCCATCCGGTCTTCAACTCGGCACTGGTGTGCGTGTTGTCGGCACCACCAAGCAGTTTTCCCAGGGCAACCTGGAGGTTACCGAGCAGCCGTTGGATATGGCGGTTAACGGCCGTGGTTTCCTGCAGGTTCTGTTACCGGACGGGCAGGTTGCCTACACCCGTGATGGCCAGTTCCAGCTCAACTCCGACGGTGACATCGTGAATCCGGACGGATATACGCTGGAGCCGAACATCAACGTTCCCGAAAACGCCACCAATATCACCATTGGCAAGGACGGTACCGTCACCGCCGTGGTGGATGACCAGGCCGCGCCGGTGAATCTGGGGGAAATCACACTGGTTGACTTTATTAACCCTCAGGGGCTCCAGGCGATTGGAAACAACCTGTACAAGGAAACCAATGCCAGTGGTGACCCGGCTGAAGGCGAGCCGGGTATTGGCGGGCTCGGGACCATTGAACAGGGGGCTATTGAAGCTTCCAACGTTGAAGTGGTGGAAGAGCTGGTGAGCATGATTACCACGCAGCGTGCCTACGAAATGAATTCCAAGGTCGTGTCTGCCACCGATCAGATGCTGCAGTTTATTACGAACAACATCGGCTGATCCGGTCGTCGCTATTTGAGCGGATAGCTGAGGGGATTAAGACATGAAGCGCATCGCGATAACAGGTAGCAAAGCCCCGGCCGGCACTCTGGCGCTGGTCGGTATGCTGATCGTGCTGCAGGGATGCACGGCCATGAGTCGTCCGAGGGCGGTTCCGGACGATCCGGCCTACGCACCGGTTCGCGCCGAGGCGATGATGCAGCGTGACCCGGAATCCGGGGCCATCTTCCAGAGCAGCCGTAATCACAATCTCTACGGGGATACCGTGGCGCTCAATGTGGGTGATGTCCTGACGGTGAATCTCGAGGAGTCCACGCGGGCCAGCAAGAATGCGGAAACCAGCATTACCAAGGACCAGGAAATGTCCCTGCCGGAACCTTCAATCCTGGGGCTGACCAACCTGAATGTGGCGACGGATATCAACCAGGAGCGTGACTTTGAGGGCCAGGCGGAGGCGGATCAGAGCAACAGCCTGGCGGGCAGTATCACGGTTACGGTCACGGAAGTGTTGCCCAACGGTGTATTGCACATTCGCGGGGAGAAATGGCTGTCCCTGACCAACGGCGATGAATACATCCGCCTGACCGGTCTTGTTCGTCCCCAGGATATTGCGCCGGACAACACCGTTGCCTCCAACCGTATCGCCAATGCCCGTTTTGCCTATGGCGGTACTGGTGACTTCGATCAGGCGAACCAGATGGGCTGGCTGGCCCGTTTCTTTAACAGTGAGTGGTGGCCGTTATGAGGCTGATTCGGTTCTGGATTGTTGTGCTGGCGCTTTCCGTTGTGGCGTCGCCAGTGCTGGCGGACCGCCTGAAGGATCTGGCCCGAATCAAGGGCGTACGGAATAACCAACTGGTGGGTTACGGGCTGGTGGTGGGTCTCGATGGCACCGGCGACAAGGCGCCATTCACCAATCAGACGTTCCGCAACATGATGACTCAGTTTGGTATTACGCTGCCGGAAGGGGTTAACCCGAACCTGGCCAACGTGGCGGCGGTGACTGTCAGTGCCACTCTGCCGCCTTTTGCCAAGCCGGGGCAGGAACTGGATATTACGGTGTCCTCTATTGGTAATGCCGACAGCCTGCGGGGCGGAACCCTGTTGATGACGCCATTGAAGGGTGCGGATGACCAGATCTACGCCATGGCCCAGGGCAGTCTGGTGGTGGGTGGCTTTGGTGCCCAGGGCCAGGATGGCTCGCGTATTACGGTGAACGTTCCGTCGGTCGGTCGCATTCCCAATGGCGCCACCATTGAGCGGGAGGTGCTTTCCCCATTCAGCAAGGGTGACACCATCACTTTCAACCTGCTGCGTGCGGACTTCACCACAGCGCGCCGTGTGGTCGAAGCGATTAATGGCACCCTGGGGCCTGGGATGGCCTACGCCCACGATGCCACATCGGTGTCGGTGAAGGCGCCGAGAGATACTAACCAGAGGGTCAGCTTCCTGTCGATTCTGGAAAACATCGAAGTGAATCCGGCCGAAGATGCCGCCAAGGTGGTGATCAACAGCCGCACCGGAACCATTGTGGTGGGTCAGAACGTCAAGGTCAGCCCGGCGGCGG
Proteins encoded in this region:
- the flgH gene encoding flagellar basal body L-ring protein FlgH — translated: MKRIAITGSKAPAGTLALVGMLIVLQGCTAMSRPRAVPDDPAYAPVRAEAMMQRDPESGAIFQSSRNHNLYGDTVALNVGDVLTVNLEESTRASKNAETSITKDQEMSLPEPSILGLTNLNVATDINQERDFEGQAEADQSNSLAGSITVTVTEVLPNGVLHIRGEKWLSLTNGDEYIRLTGLVRPQDIAPDNTVASNRIANARFAYGGTGDFDQANQMGWLARFFNSEWWPL
- the flgG gene encoding flagellar basal-body rod protein FlgG; translation: MHPALWVSKTGLSAMDTKMSTISNNLANVNTTGFKRDRAVFQDLLYQVNRQPGGMSTENSELPSGLQLGTGVRVVGTTKQFSQGNLEVTEQPLDMAVNGRGFLQVLLPDGQVAYTRDGQFQLNSDGDIVNPDGYTLEPNINVPENATNITIGKDGTVTAVVDDQAAPVNLGEITLVDFINPQGLQAIGNNLYKETNASGDPAEGEPGIGGLGTIEQGAIEASNVEVVEELVSMITTQRAYEMNSKVVSATDQMLQFITNNIG
- a CDS encoding flagellar basal body P-ring protein FlgI encodes the protein MRLIRFWIVVLALSVVASPVLADRLKDLARIKGVRNNQLVGYGLVVGLDGTGDKAPFTNQTFRNMMTQFGITLPEGVNPNLANVAAVTVSATLPPFAKPGQELDITVSSIGNADSLRGGTLLMTPLKGADDQIYAMAQGSLVVGGFGAQGQDGSRITVNVPSVGRIPNGATIEREVLSPFSKGDTITFNLLRADFTTARRVVEAINGTLGPGMAYAHDATSVSVKAPRDTNQRVSFLSILENIEVNPAEDAAKVVINSRTGTIVVGQNVKVSPAAVTHGNLTVTIEENPEVVQPNPFAGGETAIEPNTQIAVTEDPARMFQFGPAVTLNEIVQAVNQVGAAPGDVMAVLEALKQAGALRAELIVI
- a CDS encoding flagellar basal body rod protein FlgF, whose translation is MDKALYIGMSGAKQNMLAQRAHANNLANVSTTGFKKDFAQARSMPVFGEHHPTRAYAMTERPGTDLSAGALMETGRKLDVAVEGDGWLAVQNQRGEEVFTRSGSLQIDVNGLVRNANGDMVMGNGGPVALPPFDNVQIGTDGTISIVPVGGPPDQLVEVDRLKLVNPPPAALEKGEDGYLRRKPDQALDGPEPPDGNMRVASGFLESSNVNAVEEMIANLQLSRQYEMQVKVMSTANENSEASARLLQNL